One window from the genome of Yarrowia lipolytica chromosome 1B, complete sequence encodes:
- a CDS encoding uncharacterized protein (Compare to YALI0B02332g, similar to uniprot|Q9P6E3 Neurospora crassa conserved hypothetical protein, similar to Saccharomyces cerevisiae YMR196W; ancestral locus Anc_6.286) — MVVHNGKEVLSVEEKRLAQDRERKVYWKRWGTYVSERQWATVREDYSANGDAWSYFPHNEARSRTYRWGEDGLAGVSDNHQLFCLSFAFWNEKDDFLKERLFGLTNNQGNHGEDVKELYYYVDNTPTHSYTKYLYKYPQRKFPYQKLIDENAKRDRLQPEYEIQDTGVFDDDRYFDIFIEMAKDAENPEEMNFRITAWNRGPEPAPLHIVPQAWYRNTWAWGLVSEKDKPIPSLTKVGEDLIETQHHTQGKRHLRFANSPGFENHESEDDVAPKLLFTDNETNKAKLYGCKAPEAPKYCKDGFHEYIVDDNKDAVNPKETGTKAGAWYAFDQGDGIPPGDFVTVRFKFTNNDDIAQEIFDEEAFDEVFDKRGEEADDFYFNVNPMPIADDLRNIQRQALAGMLWTKQFYHFVYSQWAEGDPANPPPPPERANVRNQGWSHLYIDDILSMPDVWEYPFFAAWDTAFHCIPLAMIDPEFAKKQLDLLTREWYMHPNGQVPAYEWNFSDVNPPVHAWSALRTFKIERKMYGREDIDFLERVFQKLLLNFTWWVNRKDFDGKNVFQGGFLGLDNIGLFNRSEPLPTGGTLEQADATGWMGFFCLQMLSIALELAKHRFVYEDIASKFFEHFLLIADAMTFKSGDGTEHGLWNENDGFYYDAISYGGPYSQQIPVRSLVGLIPLFATITLEPEVLNRFGSFTKRLSWFVENRGEISSRNIASMSKRGQGERLLLSLVNKERLVKILEKMLDENEFLSEYGIRSLSKYHKDHPYSMDVHGQTYTVDYVPGDSNSPMFGGNSNWRGPIWFPTTFLLIESLQRYYLYYGDTLKVECPTGSGNYMNLAKVAEEIQHRLIHIFAADENGKRAFNGDNDKFNNDPNFKDYILFHEFFEADTGRGLGTQHQNGWTSLVAKLIYDVGVSCRMPRTPKTPGGAAQHFLDDDDYFSRGKKKPAKLKRRRSVKSIRSDKSDTESVHSVDGEPQESNEPTGKKDDDFNEEEHEKNQHLAEHIRKALHKFQIGDGEQDDI; from the exons ATGGTAGTGCACAACGGCAAAGAAGTCTTGTCcgtcgaggagaagcgactCGCCCAGGACCGCGAGCGAAAAGTT TACTGGAAACGATGGGGAACCTACGTTTCTGAGCGACAGTGGGCCACTGTCCGAGAGGATTACTCTGCCAACGGAGATGCCTGGTCCTACTTCCCCCATAACGAGGCTCGATCTCGAACCTACCGATGGGGTGAGGACGGTCTGGCCGGTGTGTCCGACAACCATCAGCTCTTCTGTCTGTCCTTTGCCTTCTGGaacgagaaggacgactTCCTCAAGGAGCGTCTCTTTGGCCTGACCAACAACCAGGGTAACCATGGAGAGgacgtcaaggagctcTACTACTACGTGGACAACACTCCTACCCACTCGTACAccaagtacctgtacaagtacccccAGCGAAAGTTCCCCTACCAGAAGCTGATTGACGAGAACGCCAAACGTGACCGTCTGCAGCCCGAGTATGAGATCCAGGATACTGGCGTGTTTGACGATGACCGGTACTTTGACATCTTCATCgagatggccaaggacgctgAGAACCCCGAGGAGATGAACTTCCGAATCACCGCCTGGAACCGAGGCCCCGAGCCTGCTCCCCTCCATATCGTTCCCCAGGCCTGGTACCGAAACACCTGGGCCTGGGGTCTGGTCtccgagaaggacaagcCTATCCCCTCTCTGACCAAGGTGGGCGAGGATCTGATCGAGACCCAGCACCATACTCAGGGTAAGCGTCACCTCCGATTTGCCAACTCGCCTGGTTTTGAGAACCACGAGTCTGAGGACGATGTGGCTCCCAAGCTTCTCTTCACCGACAACGAGaccaacaaggccaagctgtACGGCTGCAAGGCCCCAGAGGCTCCCAAGTACTGCAAGGACGGTTTCCACGAGTACATTGTGGACGATAACAAAGACGCCGTGAACCCCAAGGAGACTGGAACCAAGGCCGGTGCCTGGTACGCCTTTGATCAGGGCGACGGTATTCCCCCTGGAGACTTTGTCACCGTTCGATTCAAGTTCACCAACAACGACGACATTGCCCAGGAGATCTTCGATGAGGAGGCTTTCGACGAGGTCTTTGATAAGCGAGGCGAAGAGGCTGATGACTTCTACTTCAACGTCAACCCCATGCCCATTGCCGACGATCTCCGAAACATCCAGCGACAGGCTCTTGCCGGTATGCTGTGGACCAAGCAGTTCTACCACTTTGTCTACAGCCAGTGGGCTGAGGGTGATCCTGCCAacccccctccccctcccgAGCGAGCCAATGTGCGAAACCAGGGTTGGTCTCATCTGTACATTGATGACATCTTGTCCATGCCCGATGTGTGGGAGTACCCCTTCTTCGCTGCCTGGGATACTGCTTTCCATTGCATTCCTCTGGCCATGATCGATCCCGAGtttgccaagaagcagctggacCTGCTGACCCGAGAGTGGTACATGCACCCCAACGGTCAGGTTCCCGCCTACGAGTGGAACTTCAGCGATGTCAACCCTCCCGTTCATGCCTGGTCCGCTCTTCGAACCTTCAAGATCGAGCGAAAGATGTACGGCCGAGAGGATATTGACTTCCTGGAGCGAGTcttccagaagctgctgctcaacttCACCTGGTGGGTCAACCGAAAGGACTTTGACGGCAAGAACGTCTTCCAGGGCGGTTTCCTCGGTTTGGACAACATTGGTCTGTTCAACCGATCTGAGCCTCTGCCTACTGGAGGTACTCTCGAGCAAGCCGATGCCACTGGATGGATGGGTTTCTTCTGTCTCCAGATGCTCAGCATTGCcctggagctggccaagcacCGATTCGTCTACGAGGACATCGCCTCCAAGTTCTTCGAGCACTTCCTGCTCATTGCTGACGCTATGACCTTCAAGAGCGGCGACGGTACTGAGCACGGTCTTTGGAACGAGAACGACGGCTTCTACTACGATGCTATTTCTTACGGCGGTCCCTACTCTCAGCAGATCCCCGTTCGATCTCTGGTTGGTCTGATTCCTCTGTTTGCCACCATCACTCTCGAGCCCGAGGTACTCAACCGATTCGGCTCTTTCACCAAGCGACTCTCGTGGTTTGTGGAAAACCGAGGTGAGATTTCCAGCCGAAACATTGCCTCCATGTCCAAGCGAGGCCAGGGCGAGCGTCTCCTGCTGTCACTGgtcaacaaggagcgacTGGTCAagattctggagaagatgctTGACGAGAACGAGTTCCTGTCCGAGTACGGAATCCGATCTCTGTCCAAGTACCATAAGGACCACCCTTACTCCATGGACGTGCATGGTCAGACCTACACTGTTGACTATGTTCCCGGAGACTCCAACTCTCCCATGTTTGGCGGTAACTCCAATTGGCGAGGACCCATCTGGTTCCCCACCACCTTTTTGCTCATTGAGTCTCTTCAGCGATACTATCTGTACTACGGAGATACTCTCAAGGTGGAGTGCCCCACTGGTTCTGGTAACTACATGAACCTGGCcaaggtggccgaggagatCCAGCATCGTCTGATCCACATTTTTGCCGCTGACGAGAACGGAAAGCGAGCTTTCAACGGCGACAATGACAAGTTCAACAACGACCCCAACTTCAAGGACTACATTCTGTTCCACGAGTTCTTTGAGGCTGACACTGGACGAGGTCTAGGTACCCAGCACCAGAATGGATGGACTTCTCTGGTTGCCAAGCTCATCTACGATGTCGGTGTGTCTTGCCGAATGCCCCGAACCCCCAAGACCCCTGGCGGAGCTGCTCAGCACTTTTTGGATGACGATGACTACTTTTCCCgaggaaagaagaagcccgCCAAGCTCAAGCGACGACGATCTGTCAAGTCTATCCGGTCTGACAAGAGCGACACTGAGTCTGTGCACTCTGTCGACGGAGAGCCTCAGGAGTCCAACGAGCCCACTGGTAAGAAGGATGATGACTtcaacgaggaggagcatgAGAAGAACCAGCATTTGGCTGAGCATATCCGAAAGGCGCTGCACAAGTTCCAGATTGGCGATGGCGAGCAGGATGACATCTAA
- a CDS encoding uncharacterized protein (Compare to YALI0B02310g, no similarity), with translation MLTNSPDIDDKSFSQLNHLICAMRKRETQLSRVTSQFFDYVNQHLEKMLHDINPSISIQECFGAVQALKRNSVLVLVLWKDGRTHLVQLLAECISTLAKKMQRLAQLSNGSGKVVETPNLSSQEPKRH, from the coding sequence ATGCTCACTAACAGTCCCGATATCGACGACAAGAGTTTTTCTCAGCTGAATCATTTGATTTGTGCAATGAGAAAGCGCGAAACTCAGCTTTCCCGAGTGACCTCGCAGTTTTTCGACTATGTCAACCAGcatctggagaagatgctCCATGACATTAACCCTTCTATTTCCATACAAGAGTGTTTCGGGGCGGTTCAGGCTTTGAAACGGAATTCCGTACTGGTGCTTGTTCTGTGGAAAGACGGCCGAACCCATTTGGTTCAACTGCTGGCAGAATGTATTTCTACGCTCGCGAAAAAGATGCAGCGACTGGCTCAACTCTCCAATGGTTCCGGAAAGGTAGTTGAAACGCCAAATCTGTCGTCACAAGAGCCGAAAAGACATTGA